One window from the genome of Choloepus didactylus isolate mChoDid1 chromosome 2, mChoDid1.pri, whole genome shotgun sequence encodes:
- the F13B gene encoding coagulation factor XIII B chain isoform X2 yields MKSKDLVFIIILVISEGLCAEEKCTKPDLRNGHTSDGKLLYKIQENMHYSCASGYKTTGGKDEEVVQCLSSGWSSPPTCRKEHETCLAPELHHGNYSTTQQTFKVNDKVQYKCDTGYYTAGGKKTEEVECHTYGWSLTPKCTKLKCSSLRLMENGYFHPIKQTYEEGDVVQFFCHENYYLSGFDLIQCYNFGWYPESPICEGRRNRCPPPPLPLNAKIQTYPATYRHGEIVHIACELNFEIKGSEEIRCENGKWTEPPKCIEVKEKIACEEPPLIENGAANLHSKIYYEGAKVTYGCESGYHLRGSNEITCKNGKWTLPPECVENHENCKPPPDVINGAVVGELLTSYTAGSSVEYRCNEYYLLRGTKISHCEQGKWSSPPVCLEPCTVNLDYMNRNNIEMKWKYEGKILHGDLIDFICKLGYDLTPSTPLSELSVQCNRGEVKYPLCVRKEFKGMCASPPLIKNGVIISSTEGNYENGSSVEYRCFEHHFLQGSKEAYCLDGLWTTPPLCLEPCSLSFVEMEKNNLLLKWNFDNRPHIFHGEHIEFLCKGDTYIPGSSVIGSELRVRCDKGQLKYPRCIQRERTESYQEPIRT; encoded by the exons AAAAATGCACCAAGCCTGACCTGAGAAATGGTCACACTTCTGATGGAAAGTTATTGTACAAAATTCAAGAGAACATGCATTATAGTTGTGCTTCGGGATACAAAACCACAGGAGGGAAGGATGAGGAAGTGGTTCAGTGTCTCTCCAGTGGATGGTCTTCTCCACCAACCTGTAGAAAGGAACATG aaacaTGTTTGGCTCCTGAATTACATCATGGAAATTATTCCACAACACAGCAAACATTCAAAGTAAATGATAAAGTGCAATACAAATGTGATACTGGCTATTACACAGCTGGAGGAAAGAAGACTGAGGAGGTAGAATGTCACACATATGGATGGTCTCTCACACCAAAATGTACCA aattaaAGTGCTCTTCTTTAAGACTGATGGAAAATGGTTATTTTCATCCTATAAAGCAAACCTATGAAGAAGGAGATGTAGTTCAGTTTTTTTGTcatgaaaattattatttaagtGGATTTGATTTAATTCAGTGCTATAATTTTGGTTGGTATCCAGAATCTCCTATATGtgaag gaagaagaaatagatgtccACCTCCACCTCTGCCTCTAAATGCCAAAATTCAAACTTATCCAGCAACTTATCGTCATGGAGAAATAGTTCATATAGCATGTGAACTTAATTTTGAGATCAAGGGGTCAGAAGAAATACGTTGTGAAAATGGGAAATGGACAGAACCCCCAAAATGCATTG AAGTAAAGGAGAAGATAGCCTGTGAGGAGCCACCCCTCATTGAGAATGGTGCAGCAAATCTACACTCTAAGATTTATTACGAAGGAGCTAAAGTGACATATGGATGTGAAAGTGGCTATCATCTCCgtggatcaaatgagataacttgtaaaaatggaaaatggacaCTTCCCCCTGAGTGTGTTG AAAACCATGAAAATTGTAAGCCTCCACCTGATGTAATAAATGGAGCTGTTGTTGGTGAATTATTGACAAGCTACACAGCAGGATCCTCAGTGGAATATAGGTGCAATGAATATTACTTACTGAGGGGAAcaaagatatctcattgtgaacAAGGAAAGTGGTCATCCCCACCTGTTTGCTTAG agCCATGTACTGTGAATTTGGATTACATGAACAGAAATAATATAGAGATGAAATggaaatatgaaggaaaaatccTACATGGtgatttaatagattttatatgTAAATTGGGATATGACTTAACTCCATCAACCCCACTTTCTGAGTTATCTGTGCAATGCAATAGAGGAGAAGTGAAATATCCTCTATGTGTTAGAAAAG AATTTAAAGGAATGTGTGCATCCCCTCCATTAATTAAAAATGGAGTCATTATTAGTTCAACAGAAGGCAACTATGAAAATGGTTCCTCAGTAGAATACAGATGTTTTGAGCACCATTTCCTACAAGGATCTAAGGAGGCGTATTGTTTAGATGGATTGTGGACTACACCACCATTGTGTTTAG agcCTTGCTCTTTATCTTTTGttgaaatggaaaagaataatttACTCCTGAAATGGAATTTTGACAATAGACCACATATTTTCCATGGAGAGCATATTGAGTTTCTTTGTAAGGGAGATACTTATATACCTGGGTCATCTGTTATAGGATCTGAACTTAGGGTACGATGTGACAAGGGGCAATTAAAATATCCAAGATGTATTCAAAGAGAAAG GACTGAGTCTTATCAAGAACCCATAAGGACATAA
- the F13B gene encoding coagulation factor XIII B chain isoform X3 — protein sequence MHYSCASGYKTTGGKDEEVVQCLSSGWSSPPTCRKEHETCLAPELHHGNYSTTQQTFKVNDKVQYKCDTGYYTAGGKKTEEVECHTYGWSLTPKCTKLKCSSLRLMENGYFHPIKQTYEEGDVVQFFCHENYYLSGFDLIQCYNFGWYPESPICEGRRNRCPPPPLPLNAKIQTYPATYRHGEIVHIACELNFEIKGSEEIRCENGKWTEPPKCIEVKEKIACEEPPLIENGAANLHSKIYYEGAKVTYGCESGYHLRGSNEITCKNGKWTLPPECVENHENCKPPPDVINGAVVGELLTSYTAGSSVEYRCNEYYLLRGTKISHCEQGKWSSPPVCLEPCTVNLDYMNRNNIEMKWKYEGKILHGDLIDFICKLGYDLTPSTPLSELSVQCNRGEVKYPLCVRKEFKGMCASPPLIKNGVIISSTEGNYENGSSVEYRCFEHHFLQGSKEAYCLDGLWTTPPLCLEPCSLSFVEMEKNNLLLKWNFDNRPHIFHGEHIEFLCKGDTYIPGSSVIGSELRVRCDKGQLKYPRCIQRERTESYQEPIRT from the exons ATGCATTATAGTTGTGCTTCGGGATACAAAACCACAGGAGGGAAGGATGAGGAAGTGGTTCAGTGTCTCTCCAGTGGATGGTCTTCTCCACCAACCTGTAGAAAGGAACATG aaacaTGTTTGGCTCCTGAATTACATCATGGAAATTATTCCACAACACAGCAAACATTCAAAGTAAATGATAAAGTGCAATACAAATGTGATACTGGCTATTACACAGCTGGAGGAAAGAAGACTGAGGAGGTAGAATGTCACACATATGGATGGTCTCTCACACCAAAATGTACCA aattaaAGTGCTCTTCTTTAAGACTGATGGAAAATGGTTATTTTCATCCTATAAAGCAAACCTATGAAGAAGGAGATGTAGTTCAGTTTTTTTGTcatgaaaattattatttaagtGGATTTGATTTAATTCAGTGCTATAATTTTGGTTGGTATCCAGAATCTCCTATATGtgaag gaagaagaaatagatgtccACCTCCACCTCTGCCTCTAAATGCCAAAATTCAAACTTATCCAGCAACTTATCGTCATGGAGAAATAGTTCATATAGCATGTGAACTTAATTTTGAGATCAAGGGGTCAGAAGAAATACGTTGTGAAAATGGGAAATGGACAGAACCCCCAAAATGCATTG AAGTAAAGGAGAAGATAGCCTGTGAGGAGCCACCCCTCATTGAGAATGGTGCAGCAAATCTACACTCTAAGATTTATTACGAAGGAGCTAAAGTGACATATGGATGTGAAAGTGGCTATCATCTCCgtggatcaaatgagataacttgtaaaaatggaaaatggacaCTTCCCCCTGAGTGTGTTG AAAACCATGAAAATTGTAAGCCTCCACCTGATGTAATAAATGGAGCTGTTGTTGGTGAATTATTGACAAGCTACACAGCAGGATCCTCAGTGGAATATAGGTGCAATGAATATTACTTACTGAGGGGAAcaaagatatctcattgtgaacAAGGAAAGTGGTCATCCCCACCTGTTTGCTTAG agCCATGTACTGTGAATTTGGATTACATGAACAGAAATAATATAGAGATGAAATggaaatatgaaggaaaaatccTACATGGtgatttaatagattttatatgTAAATTGGGATATGACTTAACTCCATCAACCCCACTTTCTGAGTTATCTGTGCAATGCAATAGAGGAGAAGTGAAATATCCTCTATGTGTTAGAAAAG AATTTAAAGGAATGTGTGCATCCCCTCCATTAATTAAAAATGGAGTCATTATTAGTTCAACAGAAGGCAACTATGAAAATGGTTCCTCAGTAGAATACAGATGTTTTGAGCACCATTTCCTACAAGGATCTAAGGAGGCGTATTGTTTAGATGGATTGTGGACTACACCACCATTGTGTTTAG agcCTTGCTCTTTATCTTTTGttgaaatggaaaagaataatttACTCCTGAAATGGAATTTTGACAATAGACCACATATTTTCCATGGAGAGCATATTGAGTTTCTTTGTAAGGGAGATACTTATATACCTGGGTCATCTGTTATAGGATCTGAACTTAGGGTACGATGTGACAAGGGGCAATTAAAATATCCAAGATGTATTCAAAGAGAAAG GACTGAGTCTTATCAAGAACCCATAAGGACATAA